In a single window of the Gossypium hirsutum isolate 1008001.06 chromosome D02, Gossypium_hirsutum_v2.1, whole genome shotgun sequence genome:
- the LOC107927700 gene encoding receptor-like protein 7 — translation MNTLHSLISLCVFSCFLPLLLSFSSPQTHLPMQCLDDHRAPLLQLQHHLYYAPNFTFSSKFDLWDVNTDCCSWEGVTCDAYGHVVGIDLSYRNLSGSFHSIFNLHRLQRLNLAGNNFNTTLFSYGFHKLQNLTHLNLSSSCFHGQIPVEISYLTRLVSLDLSNQGSCYLRYYTILDPYRGVYTYNDPLPYELQQPLKLENPNFKTLIKNLRFLTELYLDGVNISTQSAKWCETTSLVLSNLRVLSLSNCGLKGPLCSSLSRLSFLSKLILDGNPISHLPPNFLEISSRLVSLSLRYCNLRGHFPTGILLSPKIQSIDISLNFQLMGQLPEFPANNALQSLSLFYTNFSGKLPLSIGNLEFLTNLELFGCKFFGPIPSSIANLSHLVNLDLSSNKLSGSIHSSLFTLPSLKILYLLDNHLVGKTDMFPNTSSSLIEVLHIGKNYLTGPIPKSILQLPRLEELYIGDNSFSSMKLDMFVQLNNLRTLWLNNISLLIESENRSLTFPQLESLSLRSCNLTEFPEFIKRQDKLVHLDLSNNHIHGVVPNWLWKSSLSWVDLSFNVIDFPKQLPSSDSNFSFPMLRRLLLGSCNISAFPEFLKSQENLEAFDASSNNLSGPIPNWLCNMSQLHTFDVSYNNLSGSIPNWLCNMSHLHTFEVSHNNLSGSIPNCLDNMSQLYIFYVSYNNLSGPIPNCFGNMSALSWLGLQGNNFGGMIPKFSKATQLLFLKVSENRLEGKLPRSLAECTQLKVLDVGNNKMNDTFPFWLEKLPYLQVLILRENRFYGQIKHFKHKSVFPTLDVLDIASNQFSGELSIDFLQPTRLRSLKIGGNKLEGKLSRSLANCTALEVLDLGNNMVHDTFPFWLEKLPSLKVLVLRANRFYGTISEFNTERGFPKLRILDIGSNNFSGELYIEFLQSLKAMMQLTNDDKAKLDYMGEYYYQDSVTIFNKGIEMFYQKVLTILTCLDLSNNSFRGRIPEEIQMLRSLKVLNLSYNSFSGEIPVALENLKDLESLDLSQNELSGKIPAQLTSLTFLAALNLSYNQLEGSIPQSNQFITFSNDSYRGNPKLCGLPLSRKCNEVGLPMPPPPRGDEESWLYAMSTWKIALIGYASGLVVGLCIGYTGLNELGNKWVDRLKKHGKRNKRRCR, via the coding sequence ATGAACACTCTTCATTCCCTTATTTCACTCTGTGTCTTCTCATGCTTCCTTCCTCTTCTCTTGTCTTTTTCATCTCCTCAAACTCATCTCCCAATGCAATGCCTTGATGACCACAGAGCTCCTCTGCTGCAATTGCAGCATCATCTTTACTATGCCCCTAATTTTACTTTCTCTTCCAAATTTGACCTCTGGGATGTCAACACTGATTGCTGTTCTTGGGAAGGAGTCACTTGTGATGCTTATGGTCATGTCGTTGGCATTGATCTTAGTTACAGAAACCTTTCAGGCAGCTTCCACTCCATATTCAATCTCCATCGTCTTCAACGCCTTAATCTTGCTGGAAACAACTTTAATACCACTCTGTTTTCCTATGGGTTTCACAAACTGCAAAATCTAACCCATCTCAATCTTTCAAGCTCATGTTTCCATGGCCAAATTCCAGTGGAGATCTCATACTTAACGAGGTTAGTCTCTCTTGATCTATCTAATCAAGGTTCTTGTTATTTGCGATACTACACCATTCTTGACCCATATAGAGGCGTCTACACCTACAATGATCCATTGCCTTACGAACTTCAACAGCCTCTTAAATTAGAGAATCCAAACTTCAAGACATTAATCAAGAATTTGAGGTTTCTCACAGAGCTTTATTTGGATGGGGTAAACATTTCAACTCAAAGTGCTAAATGGTGTGAAACCACATCTCTTGTACTTTCCAACCTGCGTGTGTTGAGTCTGTCAAACTGTGGTTTGAAAGGTCCATTATGTTCTTCACTCTCAAGACTCTCTTTTCTTTCCAAACTTATCCTTGATGGGAACCCAATCTCTCATTTACCTCCCAATTTCTTGGAAATTTCCTCTCGTTTGGTTTCTCTCAGTTTGAGGTACTGTAATTTGCGTGGGCATTTTCCAACCGGAATTCTCTTATCGCCAAAAATTCAAAGCATTGACATTTCATTAAACTTCCAACTTATGGGTCAGTTGCCAGAATTTCCAGCAAACAATGCTTTACAGAGTTTGTCgcttttttatacaaatttcagTGGAAAACTACCCCTATCAATTGGTAATCTCGAGTTCTTGACTAATTTAGAGCTGTTTGGTTGCAAGTTTTTTGGACCCATTCCCTCGTCAATTGCAAATCTTAGTCACTTGGTGAACTTGGATCTAAGTTCAAACAAGCTTTCTGGATCAATACATTCTTCTTTATTTACTCTTCCATCGTTGAAGATCTTGTATCTTCTAGACAATCACTTGGTTGGGAAAACTGATATGTTCCCCAATACATCTTCTTCTTTGATTGAAGTACTACATATAGGCAAAAATTATTTAACAGGACCAATCCCGAAGTCAATCCTCCAACTTCCAAGGCTTGAAGAGCTTTATATCGGAGACAATAGCTTCAGTTCCATGAAGCTTGACATGTTTGTCCAACTCAACAACTTAAGGACTCTCTGGCTAAACAATATAAGCTTGTTAATTGAAAGCGAGAACAGAAGTCTTACTTTTCCCCAATTAGAGAGCCTAAGCCTAAGGTCATGCAACCTTACTGAATTTCCAGAATTCATTAAAAGGCAAGACAAGTTGGTTCACTTAGATCTTTCTAACAATCATATCCATGGTGTTGTGCCTAATTGGTTGTGGAAGAGCAGCCTTTCATGGGTAGACCTTTCTTTCAATGTGATTGATTTTCCAAAACAACTTCCTTCAAGTGATTCAAACTTCTCTTTCCCAATGTTGAGGCGATTGCTTCTGGGATCTTGTAACATAAGTGCATTTCCGGAGTTCTTAAAGAGTCAAGAAAATTTAGAAGCATTCGACGCATCTTCTAACAACTTGAGTGGCCCAATTCCAAATTGGTTATGCAATATGAGTCAACTTCACACTTTCGATGTATCTTATAACAATTTGAGTGGCTCAATTCCAAATTGGTTATGCAATATGAGTCATCTTCACACTTTCGAAGTATCTCATAACAATTTGAGTGGCTCAATTCCAAATTGCTTGGACAATATGAGCCAACTTTACATTTTCTATGTATCTTATAACAATTTGAGTGGCCCAATTCCAAATTGCTTTGGCAATATGAGTGCTCTGAGTTGGTTGGGTTTGCAAGGAAATAACTTCGGTGGAAtgataccaaaattttcaaaggCAACCCAACTGCTATTTCTGAAAGTTAGTGAGAATAGATTGGAAGGGAAGTTGCCCAGATCATTAGCTGAATGCACTCAGCTTAAAGTTTTGGACGTGGGAAACAACAAGATGAATGATACATTCCCTTTTTGGTTGGAGAAATTGCCTTACTTGCAGGTTCTAATATTGCGGGAAAACAGATTTTATGgtcaaattaaacatttcaaacataaatctGTTTTCCCAACTTTGGATGTATTGGACATTGCTTCAAACCAGTTTTCTGGTGAACTATCCATTGATTTCCTTCAACCCACTCGACTCAGGTCACTCAAAATAGGTGGGAATAAATTGGAAGGGAAGCTGTCGAGATCATTAGCCAATTGCACAGCACTTGAGGTTCTGGACCTTGGGAATAATATGGTTCATGATACATTCCCATTTTGGTTAGAGAAGCTACCTTCCTTGAAGGTTCTCGTTTTGCGAGCAAACAGATTCTACGGTACAATTTCAGAATTCAACACAGAACGTGGGTTTCCAAAGCTACGCATATTGGACATTGGTTCCAACAATTTTTCAGGCGAATTGTACATTGAATTTTTGCAAAGCTTGAAGGCAATGATGCAGTTAACAAATGACGACAAAGCTAAGCTGGATTACATGGGAGAGTATTATTATCAAGATTCAGTGACAATTTTCAACAAAGGGATTGAAATGTTCTACCAAAAAGTCTTGACAATTCTTACTTGTCTCGACCTTTCCAACAATAGTTTCCGTGGGAGAATACCAGAAGAAATACAAATGCTGAGGTCACTCAAAGTGCTAAACTTGTCCTATAATAGCTTCTCCGGTGAAATCCCAGTAGCACTTGAAAACCTAAAAGATCTCGAGTCTTTGGATCTCTCACAGAATGAGCTGTCAGGGAAGATTCCTGCACAACTTACAAGTTTAACTTTCTTAGCAGCATTGAACTTGTCTTACAACCAACTTGAAGGGAGCATACCACAAAGCAACcaatttattacattttcaaatGATTCCTACCGTGGGAACCCAAAATTGTGTGGACTGCCACTATCAAGGAAATGCAATGAAGTTGGTCTTCCAATGCCACCACCTCCACGGGGAGATGAAGAATCATGGTTATATGCTATGTCTACTTGGAAAATTGCGTTGATAGGTTATGCTAGTGGATTGGTCGTTGGGCTATGCATCGGATATACAGGGCTGAATGAGTTGGGAAACAAATGGGTTGACAGGCTCAAAAAACAtgggaaaagaaacaaaagaagatgTAGGTGA
- the LOC121214903 gene encoding receptor-like protein 48, producing MSQLQTFNVSYNNLSGSIPNCLGNMSALSWLGLQGNNFSGMIPKFSKATQLQFLKVSENKLEGKLPRSLAKYTQLTVLDVGSNMINDTFPFWLEKLPALEVFILRENRFYGQIKHRFVFPTLDVLDIASNQFSGELSIDFLQPTRLRSLKIGGNKLEGKLSRSLANCTALEVLDLGNNMVHDPFPFWLEKLPSLKVLVLRANRFYGTISKIDTERGFPKLRILDVASNNFSGDLSIEFLQSLKAMADMTNDEKAKLDYIGESYYQDSVTIVNKGVEMFYQKVLTILTCLDLSNNSFRGRIPEEIQMLRSLRVMNLSNNGFSSEIPLALQNLKDLESLDLSRNKLSGKIPPQLTSLTFLAALNLSYNQLEGSIPQSNQFITFTNDSYRGNPKLCGLPLSRKCNEVGLPVAPPPRRDEEYAMSTWKIALIGYASGLVVGLCIGYTVLNELGNKWVDKFKKCGKRNRRRCR from the coding sequence ATGAGTCAACTTCAAACTTTCAATGTATCTTATAACAATTTGAGTGGCTCAATTCCAAATTGCTTGGGCAATATGAGTGCTTTGAGTTGGTTGGGTTTGCAAGGAAATAACTTCAGTGGAAtgataccaaaattttcaaaagcaacCCAACTGCAATTTCTGAAAGTTAGTGAGAATAAATTGGAAGGGAAGTTGCCCAGATCATTAGCAAAATACACTCAACTTACGGTTTTGGATGTAGGAAGCAACATGATCAATGATACATTCCCTTTTTGGTTGGAGAAATTGCCTGCGCTAGAGGTTTTCATTTTGCGGGAAAACAGATTTTATGGTCAAATTAAACATAGATTTGTTTTCCCAACTTTGGATGTATTGGACATTGCTTCAAACCAGTTTTCTGGTGAACTATCCATTGATTTCCTTCAACCCACTCGACTAAGGTCACTCAAAATAGGTGGGAATAAATTGGAAGGGAAGCTGTCGAGATCATTAGCCAATTGCACAGCACTTGAGGTTCTGGACCTTGGAAATAATATGGTTCATGATCCATTCCCATTTTGGTTAGAGAAGCTGCCTTCCTTGAAGGTTCTCGTTTTGCGAGCAAACAGATTCTACGGCACAATTTCAAAAATCGACACAGAACGTGGGTTTCCAAAGCTACGCATATTGGACGTTGCTTCCAATAATTTTTCAGGTGACTTGTCCATTGAATTTTTGCAGAGTTTGAAGGCAATGGCGGATATGACTAATGACGAAAAGGCTAAGCTGGATTATATCGGAGAGAGTTATTATCAAGACTCTGTGACAATTGTTAACAAAGGGGTTGAAATGTTCTACCAAAAAGTCTTGACAATTCTTACTTGTCTCGACCTTTCCAACAATAGTTTCCGTGGGAGAATACCAGAAGAAATACAAATGCTGAGGTCACTCAGAGTGATGAACTTATCCAACAATGGCTTCTCTAGTGAAATTCCATTAGCACTTCAAAATCTAAAAGACCTCGAATCTTTGGATCTCTCGAGAAACAAGCTGTCAGGGAAGATTCCTCCACAACTTACAAGTCTGACTTTCCTGGCAGCATTGAACTTGTCATACAACCAACTTGAAGGGAGCATACCACAAAGCAACCAATTCATTACATTTACAAATGATTCCTACCGTGGGAACCCAAAATTGTGTGGGCTGCCATTGTCAAGGAAATGCAATGAAGTCGGTCTTCCAGTGGCACCACCTCCACGGCGAGATGAAGAATATGCTATGTCTACTTGGAAAATTGCGTTGATAGGTTATGCTAGTGGATTAGTCGTTGGGCTATGTATTGGATATACAGTGCTGAATGAGTTGGGAAACAAATGGGTTGACAAGTTCAAAAAGTGTGGGAAAAGAAATAGAAGAAGATGTAGGTGA
- the LOC107944471 gene encoding receptor-like protein 7, with translation MQYCSMETTHLCINMLYARHNPPSQFTPTNMNTLHSLISSLFLSSCFLPLLLSFSPPQTHLPMQCLDDQRSPLLQLQHHLYYAPNFTFSSNFDLWNVNTDCCSWEGVTCDAYGHVVGIDLSYKNLSGSFHPIFNLHRLQRLNLAGNNFNTILFSYGFDKLQNLTHLNLSSSCFHGQIPVEISFLKRLVSLDLSKQDSCCLRYYKVLYSGFYIYFPLPYELQQPLKLENPTFKTLIKNLRFLTELYLDSVDISTQSAKWCETTSLVLSNLRVLSLSNCGLKGPLCSSLSRLSFLSELILDGNPISYLPPNFLEISSRLVSLSLRYCNLRGHFPTGILLSPKIQSIDISANDQLMGQLPEFPANNALLSLSLYDTNFSGKLPQSIGNLKFLTDLELYYCNFFGPIPSSIANLSHLVKLYLEGNKLSGSIHSSLFTLPSLKILDLGENQLVGKIDEFPNASSSSIEILYIGNNYLTGPIPKSILQLPKLELLHIRGNSFSCMKLDMFVQLNNLRTLLLDNISLLMESNRSLTFPQLGSLMLRSCNLTEFPEFIKRQDKLVHLDLSNNHIHGVVPNWLWKSSLSSLDLSFNVIDFPKKLPLSDANFSFPVLRGLSLGSCNISAFPEFLKSQENLGYLGLSNNKISGAIPNWVWKKSLRYLYLANNHLSSLDQLLPNQSSTSSQTSLTRPICNLSQIKVFNASHNNLSGTIPNCLGKMNDLYLLDLQGNNFSGMLPKFSKANQLSILKVSENRLEGKLPRSLVECTLLEVLDVGNNMMNHTFPFWLQKLPYLTVLILRENRFYGQIKHFKHKFVFPNLDVLDIASNQFSGELSINFLQATRLRSLKIGGNKLEGKLSRSLANCKALEVLDLGNNMVHDTFSFWLEKLTSLKVLILRANRFYGTITEFNTERGFPKLRILDIGSNNFSGNLSIEFLQSLKAMMQLTNDDKAKLDYIGEDYYQDSVTIFNKGIEMFYQKVLTILTCLDLSNNSFHRRIPEEIQMLRSLKVLNLSDNSFSD, from the coding sequence ATGCAATATTGTTCTATGGAAACTACACATTTGTGTATAAATATGTTGTATGCCAGACACAATCCTCCTTCACAGTTCACACCCACCAACATGAACACTCTTCATTCCCTTATTTCTTCACTCTTTCTCTCCTCATGCTTCCTTCCTCTTCTCTTGTCTTTTTCACCTCCTCAAACTCATCTCCCAATGCAATGCCTTGATGACCAGAGATCTCCTCTGCTGCAATTGCAGCATCATCTTTACTATGCCCCTAATTTTACTTTCTCTTCCAATTTTGACCTCTGGAATGTCAACACTGATTGTTGTTCTTGGGAAGGAGTCACTTGTGATGCTTATGGTCATGTCGTTGGCATTGATCTTAGTTACAAAAACCTTTCGGGCAGCTTTCACCCCATATTCAATCTCCATCGTCTTCAGCGCCTTAATCTTGCTGGAAACAACTTTAATACCATTCTGTTTTCCTATGGGTTTGATAAACTCCAAAATCTAACTCATCTCAACCTTTCAAGCTCATGTTTCCATGGCCAAATTCCTGTGGAGATCTCATTCTTAAAAAGGTTAGTCTCTCTTGATCTATCCAAACAAGATTCTTGTTGTTTGAGATATTACAAAGTTCTCTACTCTGGCTTCTACATCTATTTTCCATTGCCTTACGAACTTCAACAGCCTCTTAAATTAGAGAATCCAACCTTCAAGACATTAATCAAGAATTTGAGGTTTCTCACAGAGCTCTATTTGGATAGTGTGGACATTTCAACTCAAAGTGCTAAATGGTGTGAAACCACTTCTCTTGTACTTTCCAACCTGCGTGTGTTGAGTCTGTCAAACTGTGGCTTGAAAGGTCCATTATGTTCTTCACTCTCAAGACTCTCTTTTCTTTCCGAACTTATCCTTGATGGGAACCCAATCTCTTATTTACCTCCCAATTTCTTGGAAATTTCCTCTCGTTTGGTTTCTCTCAGTTTGAGGTACTGTAATTTGCGTGGGCATTTTCCAACCGGAATTCTCTTATCGCCAAAAATTCAAAGCATTGACATTTCGGCTAATGACCAACTTATGGGTCAGTTGCCAGAATTTCCAGCAAACAATGCATTACTGAGTCTGTCACTTTATGATACAAATTTCAGTGGAAAACTACCTCAATCAATTGGTAATCTCAAGTTCTTGACAGATTTAGAGCTTTATTATTGCAATTTTTTTGGACCCATTCCATCGTCAATTGCAAATCTTAGTCACCTGGTGAAACTATATCTCGAAGGGAACAAGCTTTCTGGATCAATACATTCTTCTTTATTTACTCTTCCATCGTTGAAGATCTTGGATCTTGGAGAAAATCAATTGGTTGGGAAAATTGATGAGTTCCCCAATGCATCTTCTTCTTCGATTGAGATATTATATATTGGCAATAATTATTTAACAGGACCAATCCCGAAGTCAATCCTCCAACTTCCAAAGCTTGAATTGCTTCATATCAGAGGCAATAGCTTCAGTTGCATGAAGCTTGACATGTTTGTCCAACTCAACAACTTAAGGACTCTCTTGCTAGACAATATAAGCTTGTTAATGGAAAGCAACAGAAGTCTTACTTTTCCCCAGTTAGGGAGCCTAATGCTAAGGTCATGCAACCTTACTGAATTTCCAGAATTCATTAAAAGGCAAGACAAGTTGGTTCACTTAGATCTTTCTAACAATCATATCCATGGTGTTGTGCCTAATTGGTTGTGGAAGAGCAGTCTTTCATCCTTAGACCTTTCTTTCAATGTGATTGATTTTCCAAAAAAACTTCCTTTAAGTGATGCAAACTTCTCTTTCCCAGTGTTGAGGGGATTGTCTCTGGGATCTTGTAACATAAGTGCATTTCCGGAGTTCTTAAAGAGTCAAGAAAATTTAGGATATCTCGgactttcaaataataaaataagtggTGCAATACCAAACTGGGTGTGGAAGAAAAGTTTGCGGTATCTGTATCTTGCTAATAACCATCTCTCATCTTTGGACCAACTTTTACCCAATCAGAGTTCAACTTCTTCGCAAACCTCCTTGACTAGACCTATTTGCAATTTGAGTCAAATTAAGGTTTTCAATGCATCTCATAACAATTTGAGCGGCACGATTCCAAATTGCTTAGGCAAAATGAATGATCTCTATTTGTTGGATCTGCAAGGAAATAACTTCAGTGGAAtgttaccaaaattttcaaaagcaaaCCAATTATCTATTCTCAAAGTTAGTGAGAATAGATTGGAAGGGAAGTTGCCTAGATCATTAGTGGAATGCACTCTGCTTGAAGTTTTGGACGTGGGAAACAACATGATGAATCATACATTCCCTTTTTGGTTGCAGAAATTGCCTTACTTGACGGTTCTAATATTGCGGGAAAACAGATTTTATGgtcaaattaaacatttcaaacataaatttgTTTTCCCAAATTTGGATGTGTTGGACATTGCTTCAAACCAGTTTTCTGGTGAACTATCCATTAATTTCCTTCAAGCCACTCGACTAAGGTCACTCAAAATAGGTGGGAATAAATTAGAAGGGAAGTTGTCGAGATCTTTAGCCAATTGTAAAGCACTTGAGGTTCTGGATCTTGGAAATAATATGGTTCATGATACATTCTCATTTTGGTTAGAGAAGCTGACTTCCTTGAAGGTTCTCATTTTGCGAGCAAACAGATTCTACGGCACAATTACAGAATTCAACACAGAACGTGGGTTTCCAAAGCTACGCATATTGGACATTGGTTCCAACAATTTTTCAGGCAACTTGTCCATTGAATTTTTGCAAAGCTTGAAGGCAATGATGCAGTTAACAAATGACGACAAAGCTAAGCTGGATTACATTGGAGAGGATTATTATCAAGATTCAGTGACAATTTTCAACAAAGGGATTGAAATGTTCTACCAAAAAGTCTTGACAATTCTTACTTGTCTCGACCTTTCCAACAATAGTTTCCATAGGAGAATACCAGAAGAAATACAAATGCTGAGGTCACTCAAAGTGCTAAACTTGTCCGATAATAGCTTCTCCGATTAA
- the LOC107942108 gene encoding receptor-like protein Cf-9 — translation MNTLHSLISLFVFSCFLPLLLSFSPPQTHLPMQCLDDQRAPLLQLQHHLYYDPNFTFSSNFDLWDVNTDCCSWEGVTCDAYGHVVGIDLSYRNLSGSFHSIFNLHRLQRLNLAGNNFNTTLFSYGFHKLKNLTHLNLSSSCFHGQILVEISYLTRLVSLDLSYQDDCFWRNGYGYNSATLKLEKPNFKTFIKNLKFLTELYLDSVDISTQSAKLCETTSLVLSNLRVLSLSNCGLKGPLCSSLSRLSFLSKLILDGNPISYLPPNFLEITSRLVSLCLRNCNLSGHFPTEILLSPKIQSIDISFNHQLMGQLPEFPANNALQSLSLYFTNFSGKLSQSIGNLKFLTDLELHYCNFFGPIPSSIANLSHLVNLYLGGNKLSDSIHSSLFTLPSLKIMDLGENQLVGKIDEFPNASSSSIERLYIGNMLFQ, via the coding sequence ATGAACACTCTTCATTCCCTTATTTCACTCTTTGTCTTCTCATGCTTCCTTCCTCTTCTCTTGTCTTTTTCACCTCCTCAAACTCACCTCCCAATGCAATGCCTTGATGACCAGAGAGCTCCTCTGCTGCAATTGCAGCATCATCTTTACTACGACCCTAATTTTACTTTCTCTTCCAATTTTGACCTCTGGGATGTCAACACTGATTGTTGTTCTTGGGAAGGAGTCACTTGTGATGCTTATGGTCATGTCGTTGGCATTGATCTTAGTTACAGAAACCTTTCAGGCAGCTTCCACTCCATATTCAATCTCCATCGTCTTCAACGCCTTAATCTTGCTGGAAACAACTTTAATACCACTCTGTTTTCCTATGGGTTTCACAAACTGAAAAATCTAACCCATCTCAATCTTTCAAGCTCATGTTTCCATGGCCAAATTCTAGTGGAGATCTCATACTTAACGAGGTTAGTCTCTCTTGATCTATCTTATCAAGATGATTGCTTCTGGAGAAATGGTTACGGTTATAATTCAGCTACGTTAAAATTAGAGAAACCAAACTTCAAGACATTTATCAAGAATTTGAAGTTTCTCACGGAGCTCTATTTGGATAGTGTGGACATTTCAACTCAAAGTGCTAAATTGTGTGAAACCACTTCTCTTGTACTTTCCAACCTGCGTGTGTTGAGTCTGTCAAACTGTGGCTTGAAAGGTCCATTATGTTCTTCACTCTCAAGACTCTCTTTTCTTTCCAAACTTATCCTTGATGGGAACCCAATCTCTTATTTACCTCCCAATTTCTTGGAAATTACCTCTCGTTTGGTTTCTCTCTGTTTGAGGAACTGCAATTTGAGTGGCCATTTTCCAACTGAAATTCTCTTATCGCCAAAAATTCAAAGCATTGACATTTCATTTAATCACCAACTTATGGGTCAGTTGCCAGAATTTCCAGCAAACAATGCTTTACAGAGTTTGTCGCTTTATTTCACAAATTTCAGTGGAAAACTATCTCAATCAATTGGTAATCTCAAGTTCTTGACAGATTTAGAGCTTCATTATTGCAATTTTTTTGGACCCATTCCATCGTCAATTGCAAATCTTAGTCACCTGGTCAACCTATATCTAGGAGGGAACAAGCTTTCTGATTCAATACATTCTTCTTTATTTACTCTTCCATCGTTGAAGATCATGGATCTTGGAGAAAATCAATTGGTTGGGAAAATTGATGAGTTCCCCAATGCATCTTCTTCTTCGATTGAGAGATTATATATTGGCAatatgttgttccaatag